The segment AAGGCCGGGAGCACTTCTATGAGGAAAGCCTGAGAGCGCTGACACAGGTTTCCAagagaggttgtgaagtcttcttccctggagatcttcaaaaactctctggacatggtcctgggcaacctgctctaggtgggCCTGCTTGAACAGGGGTTTTGGACCAGACTGTAGAATTGTTTAGGCTgtaaaagacctttaagatcagGAAGTCCAACCATCCACCTAACACTACCAcgtccaccactaaaccatgtccctaagtgccacatccacacaccTCTTAAATAGCTCCAGGGACAgcaactccaccacctccctgggcagcctgttccaatgccttaCCACCCTTCTTGCTTattccttcagcttttcttctgggcagctttccagacactcttccccaagcctatACCACTGTATGGGGTTGCTATggcccaagtgcaggaccctgcacttacCATTGTTGAATGTCATGTGATTGGACTCAGTCAATTGATCTAActtatccagatccctctgcaaacCTTTCCTACCCTCAGGCAGATTCAGCACTTGGTGTCAGCGGCAAActcactgagggtgcactccatcCCCTCAACAAGATAATTGATAAAAGTCTTAAACAAAAGTGGCCCtggtactgagccctggggaacaccacttgtgGCCCTCTGCCCACCAGGTTTAACTCCACTCACAACAACCCTTTGGGCCCAACCACCCAGACATTTTTTTACCCAGAGAAGTGTACACCCATTTAAGCTAtgggcagccagtttctccaaGACAATGCTGTAGGAAACAGTATTAGATGACCTcctgaggtcctttccaaccttgaaCACCctgtgaatctgtgattctTGTTTAGGACTGGGCAGAAGAAGTGAAGCCAGAGATTATTGGGGACAAACGAGGGAAGAAGGAGATATACAGGTAAGCACCTGGTGGCTGAGTGTGTTCCATTCTGCCCTGCACAAACAGTTACAAGTATGGGCCAGTTCTTATGGTAGGTGGAAGGGATTAATTCATACCAATTAAAGATCTCTAGGCCAGGAAAGTCTACAACAGAGGAAGATACCCATGCAACAGAGAGACATAGGTGCTTTTACAAGGCAGATCCCTGCCATGTCTTTACACATCGGGCAGTTGTGCTGAGGAAAGCCTCAAAGCAGGATACTCCAAGGAAAAGGGTAGGGTGATCCCACAGCCTGGTGTTTAACTTGACAGttcctttctcctctcattCCACCACTCTTCAGAGCTCATTTTCCTCGGGCTGGTCTGTTCCGCTGTGTCGAGACGGACCTTGAGTTCCTGGTGAGGACAGCCACCAGCATTGAGTACAAGTACTCCTTCTGGGAGCGTCACCTGGCTTCAGGGATCCCCCCTGTATGGATGGAGGTTGGCCCTGTGTTTGACATCCATGCCCCACCAGGCACCGTAGAGGCCATTCATATCCCACACTTCCTGTGTCTTGGAGGTACTGTGGCAAAGATGATGTCTTGGTGGGTGAGACAGCGAGGGGCCCTACAGGAGCACACACCCACTTGCTGGCTGGCTGCCCTGGTGGGGCAAGCCAATCTGTAACATATTTTGTCCATTGACAGAGAGGAAGCAAAACACTTTCGGGATCCAAATTGCCCACGTTGTTGATGGGAACCTACTCCTGGAGAAGCCTACAAGGGTGAAGCCATtccatgctgtgctgcaggaccCCAGCTTTTCCCCCATGGGTGTCATAGTGCTTTCTGACATATTGCCATTCATCCCCGTCCATTCCCTTGTACTTCTCTATCAGGTCTTAAGTGCTGCAGACATCACCTTTCACCTCTACCTAATCCCCAACCATCGTGGCCTGGAAAAGGTGAGTGTGCCTCTGATTCTGTTCATTCAAGTTTGGTGGTTCCCAGGGTACACACCCAGGTCACCTGTGCACATCCTCTATGCAGTCAAGAGAGACAGGCGCCTCCAGGCTGCAATTCCTCCCCCTGGCCATGGCACACATTACCAGACAGCTTCTGGGAGGATGTCTCTCCCTTGACCACAAAACAGCCTTGGCCATGTGGTCAGAAGCAAGGCCCAACCTTTAGATGCTTGCACTGGGGCACAAATCCCCAGAGAGTCCAGGCAGTGTGCCTGTCATCTAAGGAGAGGTGAGGGGCAGCAGCAACAACATGCCATCAGAGGGTGGCCTGGAGAGACAGTTTATCTCAGGGGACACTAAACAACACCTTCTCTGTGACTCTGGTGCAGCAAGAGCATCAGGAAAAGACTGGGTTCATTCGGTGAAATCACCTGGAGGAAAGGCCTCTGTTGAAGAGGGTCCCACAAGGCATCAGAGGGATCCTGCTCTTTCAAACTGCTTGTAGCTTTTCCTCCTCAGCTGAGTTCTACCAGAGCAATCAGACTAGCACTTTGTCTCCCTGCCCTCTTGGCACTCCCGTCACCACTTCTCAAGTCACTATGCTACAATTTTGCAGGCAGTGGATGAGGATGAGAAGAGAAATGGACATTCGGTCTTGGTGAACAAACCTCCCAACACCATCCGACCACTGAGATTTAAGAGGTGGTATCGCGTATCCGGTCCTTCAAGGGCAGAGATAAACCCCAAAGTAAGTGAACCTTGTACCTCATGACCAGGGTGAACAATAGTGTTCTCATGGATCATCATGACACACTACCCTGCCTCTTCTAGAAGCTGAAATTCACCTACCTGTCATTGGACAGACGTCAGCGCGTCACTGAGATCTACATCAAGGACATGGAGGAAGGAATGCAGCTCACCTTGACAAAGGCGGACCAGGAGGGCAAAAGGGACTGCGAGCCACTCTGGGACACCTTCCTTAGAGCAGGTAGGGAGAGCAGGATGCAGGTCTATGTCACAGGTTCTGACAGGCTTGGAGGATGTCCAAATGTTCAGTCCCCTGCCCTGGGAAGGGAGCATGGTGCAGACATGCTCAGGTGCAGATGTTCAGACATCAAATAATGCGCGTCCCATCCTCCTGTCTTCAATTCTTACTCTCCATTCTCCTTCTGTCTCTCCTCCAGGTGACATCAAGCAGCTGGCCACCTCTTCCACTCCAAGATGCTCAGGTTTGTTCATCTTTTGGGGTGTGTGGGTTTGGCAGGGAGGGCCAGGGAGAAGACATCACATGTGGAAGGAGCGTTTCCTCAGTCGTGGTGGCAGATTTCCCTTCAGCAGACATCCTCATCTCAGGGGAGAATGGcagtagacctgtgtggtgacaggagttggactcgatgatccttatgggtcccttccatctCGGGATGTTCTATAACTCTATGATTCTAGTATGACATCCAGGCGAGGGACAATGGGACAGTATGAGGACACAAGCTATTTCCACAGAATGCCAGCCATGGCTTTCCACCTAACCTGAgatcttcctttctgctgctcacCCATGCAGGTCACTCACTTTTGGAGCATGAGCCATCCTCTGCTCTCCAGGTCAGACATAAAGGTGAGTTCATGACTGCTTTCCTTAACCCTAATACAGCCCAGACTGCCAGAGGGGGAAGGGCCATGAGGCCATAATGCAGAAGAATCTGTGGACTCATGTGTCCCCTTCATCAGTGCTTCAGGATTCACTACAACACCAAAGAACCACAGCTCAGGGTTCTACATGCAGATGTCTTCCGAGCTGGTGCATCTCAGCTCCTGCCAGTGCAGAACTGGGGTTCCATCATGTCCCTCTGCTCATCCATATGGTCCCCTAGGAGACTCCCAGGAGGTCCCACTTTAGCTCCAAGAGGGAAGTGTCCCTGGACACAACTCTGTCCTATCTGCCAACAGAAGGTGTCCCCGACAGCCCCAGAGGATTATATCAAAGCCCCAAACCACTTCAGAGTTGTGGCCTATAAAGCACATCTCTAGAAATAGATTCTGACTAGGGTGAGGAGGACCAGGATGAGATCTGCTTTGAGGTCACGGATATCTCTCTCTCCTGCACAAAATCTTAGTGGAAGTGGGAGATACAAGATGGATTAATTTTCCATGCCACCTATGCCCTAAGGGTCAAGGGACAGCAGTAACGGGACCTTCAGTATTAACACTGGTGGGTTGTCTCTTGccaagctggcagcagcacccaaCCATTCACCCTTCTGTACATGTCCAGCCTGTGCACCAGGACAGCATTTTGTGGAGAAACACCGAGAGCAGCTGATCCAGCGTGTGACATCAGTCGACAGCATTCTGGATCGGCTCTACATGCGTGTTCTGAATGATGAGCAGTACAACCACATCCGAGCAAACAGCATCAGGCAGGAGAAAATGCGCCTCCTCTACGACTTCATGTCCAGCTGGGACACCAAATGCAAGGACCTGTTCCTTCGTGTGCTGGAGGAaaccaatccccacctcatcCAAGACCTCAAGGATCGTGAGGGCCAACCTGAGGATGATGGTGGTTCCAAGTGAACACAGGACTTTGAGGACTCAGGGAGGGTGAGAGATGGGGAGCCCCAGGATGGGATCTAAGGACTCAGGGGAGCCTGCACTACAGTCTCAGGAGGAGCCAGCAGCCAGCGCTGCTGAGGGGGACTGATGAAGTAGTATGATAACCCTTCCTGTGCACTGCACCACGTGGGGAAAAAGCTGGCCCCAGAGCCAGTAGgtgtgaaaagaaacaaaaaaaaaaaaaaaaaaaaaaaaagaagaaaaaaaaagttgaaatggTGCTTCCGAGCCAGGAATTGTCCTTAGAGTACAAGAAGACTGTTTGCACTCATGTTTGTCACTTCCCGTGTTCTGCCTGCACTCTGAGTGCTGTTCCAGCAAAGCCCAGGTTTACCAGCCCCACACGGCTGCCTCAGCTGCCCCTAAGGATCCAGGGGGCTCAGGCATTGGGATGGCTCCTGGGTGTCCCCACAACTGACAGCTCCTGTCAGGAGACCCCCCTGGGACAACAATCACCCCCACTGGCTCCTGTTGCCTTAGGGCTGCCCCCACAATCATCTTCCACAGCCTGTGTAACCCCGAGATCTCTGGCACCCCTGAAGCCAGTGCCCTCACTGCCactccctcagccccctcagGGGGTGCctgaggaaaagggagggagggaagccaAAAAGGGGAGCGGGGGATGCAAAAAAATAGGGAGAGGGTGAGCATTgtgaggggcggggggggtccatggcacaccagcacagcagggccTGGGTTTCTGTCCTACCCTGGGACAACCCATcgctcccccagcccaggaAAGTTCAATGTAGGCACAGTTCCTGCAGGCCCATACCAGAACTCAGAACTACACACaaggctggctgctgccatcCCAACCCCAGAAGCTGGGGAACAAACATGCAGagtgatgtttttcttctggtctGGGCAACTATGGACATTTGCTTTGTTCCAGATACATACTGGAAATTTTCTCAATTTTAAGCACTACAACCTTACTATTTTCTCTTCCAATCCTCTGTTCCAGATCCCATACCTGCTGCAGTGAATGGTATTGTGAAGCCCAGGCACACTGTGCAGGCTTAAATTCCAGTCCTTCGGAGAGCAAGACTTTGGTTTATGATCTGGAATTTAGCAATCCAAGTGCATTATGCCTGTATTGCCATAATTAAATCAATGGCATAGAGCTGTAAGCAGGGCTGACATTTCTGTCTGTTAGCTACACAcaacaatattaaaattaatgacaGATCTATTTTACTTATCTTGAACCACCTATTTGGTAACtccaggcctgtcagtctcatgtcagtgcctggtaaaattatggaggtTATCCCGGGAGTTACTGAAGTGCACctggggacaatgcagtcattgatCCCAGTCAtcatgggttcatgaggggtcGGTCTGgtttaacaaatttgatttctttttgtgataagatcacccatctagcCGATCAAGTGAACCcagttgatgtaatctttttggatttcagtaaagctttcaaCACAGTGTttcataggatcctactggacaaaatgtccagcatacagctaaaagaaaaaacatcatatgatgggtgagcaattggctgattggtagggctcaaagggttgtgctAAATGGGTCCACATCAGGCTGGCGGTCGGGCACCAATGGGATCCCCCAGGGCTACATTTTATGGCCAgttcttttcagtgcttttataaacaatttggatacaggactagaaggtgttttgagtaaATTTTCTGATACTAAACTGGAAAGTGTTTTTGACTTTGTTGAGGGTGGAatggccttgcagagggatttGGACAGACTGGAGAGTTGGGCAACCACCAGccgcatgaagtttaacaagagcaactGCTGGATCCGCAACTGGGATGGGGCAAAGGGTTGGGGCAACTGGGATGcggctatatgtacagactgggagatgagatgctggaaagcagcactgATCTGTTCgctttagtgaccagtgacaggacctgcaggaatggtgtcaagctgcaacagaagagattcaggctggatatcaggaaaaggttcttaactgagagggttgtcacgcactggaacaggttccccagggacatggtcactgcaccaagcctgttggagtttaagaagcgtttggactgtgcactgAATTTTTGGGtggacctgtgtggtgccaagcgttggactggatgatcctcggtgggtccctttcaactcaggatattctatgattctgtaactctatttctctttgcttgttgtgtttgtgttttttggtgttttgttttgtttttttttttcaatataattttCAAGGGAACTTTAACTTCTTCAGCCTTGCCAAATTTCATATGAGAACAGTGCATCCCAGTGCTTTTCCCTCTTACAAGTACTGATGAAAAAGAAGTCAACAATACCCCCTGAAAGAAAGCCGTTCCCACCTTGGGcttaactgatttttctttttacgtAATCTTCTTGTTCATACGGCTGCATTTTCCCTTCTAAAGACAGTGGTTGCTGTAGTTGAGCTTGGTATTGTGAAGATTTTATGTACTTGTGGATCATAACCACATACTGAGTCAACCTTTCACCCCCTCCCCATAAGATAGTCTTTGCAGCTACATAAGTATTTGGAATCTGAAAATATCTCCCAAATAATACCCCAGCTGGCATTAATCTTATCTCTTTTGGCCTCTGCTTTGTATGCATTAAAGTGATTGTTTAGGCATCCGTCTTCTTCAGATTGGTTTCTGCACAAGtattaaatacagtatttttcaagCTCTGATTCATTCATTCCACTGTCCTTGATGATGGTGATTGATATGGGGTATACAGGTGTTAGGTGATGCCTAACGTTTCATATCACCTTTTTAAAACTTGAACTGTGAAATGGCTCCCTTGGTTTGAATCAACCTTTTCTGGAATTCCACGCCTGGTCACCATATCTTTTAATAAGTACCTTATTACACTGCCTGCCTCTGCATTCCATAAAGGTGATTGCTTTGGGGCATCCTATTGTGGTAGGTATGCTCTTCTCCTGCACTTGACGTAAGTCTTCCTTGGGTTTATGAGCCACAGCAGGCCTTGATGTGACCATTCCTTGAACCAGACAGCACATCAATATCAGAGCACCAAGTGCATGCTCAAAGCCATGACCATGAACAAAGGGGGTACTGTCTTAAAGCAGGTACCCATTGAAATCCCCCGTGGAGAAATTATAGAGCTCTCCAGGGATCACAGCAGGCTGTGACCCTCAGTGTCCCTAAGCTGGGACACTTCTGAGGTGGGGTGTCTCTCAGGGCTGACGCCTTGAGTGTCAAGGCTGACCTGCAGGCAAAGGCCAATGAGGGAGAAGAGTGAGTAATTTACCAAAAATGGAGGAAGATTGTAAGCACAAAGCTGACTTTAGACCTCCCCCTCCCAATACCCTGCAGTAAGTCTCGTATGAACCTTGCCATTCTCAAACCGTTAGCCAAGTCACAGTTTCAATTGTAGCAAATTCCTTTGAATTATTGTGTTAAATTGGCTGATGATTAAATGCACATTAAGTGCTATTAAGAATAATACAATCTAATATTGTGACTTACCATAAAAGTATTAATAAATCTTAGATTGTTGCTAAATCAAAGTTGTGTAAAAATCTATTTGCAACACCTGACTAGTCAATAATTACTAACATGTATTTGTATCCCTTTGACATGCACATAATGTGTCTTCAACATTGTATAATCTACTTGCAGGTTTTGGAACGGGAAAGTAGCCCATGGTTTGTCTCCAAGAGTCTTTTCCTCCTTGTCCACCTTCAAACTGTAGACCTGAGAAACTGGGCAAATTTTAGTCACCTGTTTTGCTGCAACGTAAATTCCTGAGGCACACCAGTCCTTTCAGAATTGTCTTTGCCAATGCTGTATGTTCAAAATGATTTAGTTGGTGATGGATTTTTGCCATTGTAATCAAGTACCTTTTGGGCAAAATTGGTAAACCTGATTTACTTCTTCTTTTATCTATCTGTGCACCCAGTCTTTTCcattcttctatttcttcttttgctaTTTGTTCATATAAAATTAGCAAATTAGTAAGAGTCTCCTgatatttgattttttcccAAAGGCTGTCTTGCTATTGCTTTGGCTCTAGTGTTTGCATTGGTGCCTACTTTTTATAAATCAGTCTTTTCTTTATTGTGGGTTGTCTGATGCATCACACTGATCTCTTCGAAGTGGAAGGTTAATAACTGCTAACAAATTCTCAATCTATTGAGCATTTGCTGTCTGTCCGCCACTAGAGGTCATGAAACCTCTGTTTCCACAGCTGTCCTGCAGCATGGAAGGTATCAAAAGCGTATTTCTATTACATATGGATGGTCTCTTTTTACCATTCTGCTTCCCTGCAGATTTATGTCAGGGTTATTAACTTACCTGCTTGAGCATTGTGTTTAGGAGAAATACGCTCTGCTGTTAGTAATCTGTTCTGGGTCACGGTGCCATACTACCTGGAAAGAAGGTAAGGAACGGGGTAAGATAATCCATCTACAGATAGAGTCCAGTCTGGAGCTGGCAGGGTAAGGTCTCTAAGGATCTGAAAGGTCTGTCAAGATCAAGAAAGAGCTCACCTTGGTCTTACAGATCAAGAAAAGGTCATCTTTTCTTGATTCTAGGTTACCTCTATGCAGCCATGATGTGGTTCCCCTTCATCCACCAATGGTAACAAGGTTGCCAGGTTCAAGGATTTGCATCTTCTCAAGAGGATGTTATCTACTGTCATCAACAGCAGTTCGTACTTGTGGAGTCTCTGAAAACTCATATAGATAAAGAAGCACATTTAGTTAACATCAATTCAACACCGTGTAGGGTGTTTAGAGTCCTAACACAATCTTCTGACGTTTTTCTACTATCAGTGCTGCTGAGGCTATTGTTCCAATGCTTCCTGCCATGCCTTTAAAAACTGGGTCCAACTGGGCTGACAGTAAGCCACTGGGTACATCCGCCCTACCAAAGTGTGAGCCAAGACCCAGAGGCCATTCCTTTCCTTTCGTGCACAAGTAAATGGAACAGCTTACTGTAATTTGGCATCTTGAGTGTGGGTGCTGACATCGAAACTTTCTACAGGATTATGAAAGCTTTCTCCAAATCTGAAGTTCATTTCAGTCATCTGCTTTTGTGCAGGCCACAAATGGTTCAGCTATTTTCCCACAGGCTCTTATCCATTGCCTGGAAAATCATTGTACATATctaaaaaacagctttccttCTGGGGCACGTTTGGGCTTCTTTATTGGCAATAATGCTGTTTTACAAGGAAATTTACAAGGGGTTAAAATTCCCTTCTTCAACAACTCTTCACACGTCAGCCTTACTCCATCTTTAGCCTCTTGTGGGAAAGTGTATTGCTTTAAAGTGGGAAGTTTCCTCCTTTAGTTTTCAATGTAACTGGGGATGCTGATTCTAGTAGCCCCATACCCATTGAACTCCATGCCCATGAAGATGTTGGTATGCCTTTCAGCTCCTCAgggattttgtttattttctgccagAACATAAACATTATTGTTGGAACATCTTCTACTGGAAGTTTTACAGTTATACCTTGAGTGATCACATACCAATTCTGCTCACAATTTACAGAATAAGTACCACCATAATAAATTTGTAGGCGCTGATTCTAATACCAAAAAGAATTGGTCTACTAATAGCAGGCCCATCACATCTTCTATCTTTGAAACAGTTCCCTGCTTTCCTTCTGCACCTATGACATTTACATTTCCTGTTACATCTGAGCCCACTGGGACATTGGTTACTGTGGAATAAGTTGTCCTGGTATCAAGTAAATATGAATAACCTTATTTCCAATTTTTGTATCTATTATCGCTTCCTGGGATCCACCTGGGAGGTATATTCCTGTTTCATTTCCCAGTGCTGGGGTTTGTGATCTAAAATAACTTTGCTTATCTTCCTCTCATTGTCCCCTGCTCTATCAGGCTTCCCTAACCTGCATTCTAAGTCCCCTT is part of the Anas acuta chromosome W, bAnaAcu1.1, whole genome shotgun sequence genome and harbors:
- the LOC137847359 gene encoding NACHT, LRR and PYD domains-containing protein 1b allele 2-like, whose translation is MSPCILYLTTYSFLLQLRSLWAQSGLSDQGGPPAQSVYIVPDDPWEDIFYPQGPQKHTAELQSPQYPSEPVRQGGPPAQSVYIVPDDPWEDIFYPQGPQKHTAELQSPQYPSEPVRQGGPPAQSVYIVPDDPWEDIFYPQGPQKHTAELQSPQYPSEPVRQGGPRAQSFIKFHGATAGDLPSKKTDWSNEGSSVHGAAVSMLPLFGDIDKSTSPSSGSNTRSGAICMSCRTEEDWAEEVKPEIIGDKRGKKEIYRAHFPRAGLFRCVETDLEFLVRTATSIEYKYSFWERHLASGIPPVWMEVGPVFDIHAPPGTVEAIHIPHFLCLGERKQNTFGIQIAHVVDGNLLLEKPTRVKPFHAVLQDPSFSPMGVIVLSDILPFIPVHSLVLLYQVLSAADITFHLYLIPNHRGLEKAVDEDEKRNGHSVLVNKPPNTIRPLRFKRWYRVSGPSRAEINPKKLKFTYLSLDRRQRVTEIYIKDMEEGMQLTLTKADQEGKRDCEPLWDTFLRAGDIKQLATSSTPRCSGHSLLEHEPSSALQVRHKACAPGQHFVEKHREQLIQRVTSVDSILDRLYMRVLNDEQYNHIRANSIRQEKMRLLYDFMSSWDTKCKDLFLRVLEETNPHLIQDLKDREGQPEDDGGSK